One Methylorubrum extorquens genomic window, CCTTCGATCACTCGAAGGCGATGACCGTCGATGGGCAATGGTGCTTCATCGGCAGCGCGAATTGGGATTCGCGCAGCTTCCGCCTGAACTTCGAGCTCAACGTGGAGGTCTACGACGTGGCGCTGGCCCGGGCGCTCGAAGCGTTCATTGCGACGAAGTTTCAGACCCCCCTGCGCCAGGCCGACCTCGACGCCCGCTCGCTCCCCGTACGCCTGCGCGACGCAGCCGTCCGACTGCTTCTGCCATACCTCTGAGCCGGCCGACCGAGGCGGTCCCCTCCGGCGCGGGGGAGAGGTGCACCACGATCGGGTGATGGTCGGAGAGCCCGCGGGGCAGGACCATGCGCTCGTGGCAGACGAGCCCGCGCACGAGGCAGCGGTCGAGCCGCAGCGGCAGCACATCGACCATGGCGTGGGTCGGCCGCCGGGGGCCGACATCGCGGAAGCCCGGCAGCAGCGCCGGGCCGACGATGTTGTAATCGCCGAGCACCGCAGCGCGCGGCGGCAGGTGGCTCTCGATCCGCCGCAACTGGCGCCGATTCAGCACCTGCCCGTGCGAGAGATGCACGTTGGCGACGCCGAACTCGCCGGTGTCGAGCACCTGGCAGACCCGGTCGATCAGTACCCCCGGGGGAAGGGTGACGATCTCGGGCGGGTTGGGCCACGGCGTCGGGCTCCACATCGCCGGACCGTGGATGCGGCCGGGCAATTGCGCCCAGGCATAGACCCCGCCGACCCGCTTGGTCAGCGCCGCGATCTCCTTCGTCGCCTCCTGCATCAGTAGGAAATCCGGCCGCTCCTGCTCGATCAGCGTCACGAGGCAATCCACCGCCGCGCCGGTGCGGCGCAGCAGGTTCCAACTCACGATCTTCTTCGTGTTCGGACCCGGCTCGGCGGTAATCGGAGGGGGACGTCTGAGGAGCATGGCAGTCCGTTTGCCCGGATCACGTGACGGCTTCAGGGCGACGGGGAGGCAATGCGCGGAGGGCGGATCGGTTCGCGCATCACTGCGCCGTGCCAGGGTCCTTCCCCTGATTTTGCCCGCGATTCTGCCCATGATTCTTGCGGTCGAGGAAAGCCCCGATGCCGTCTTCCGCCGCCCGCGCCAGCATGTTCTGCGTCATCACCCGGCCGGCATGGGCGTAGGCCTCAGCCAACGGCATCTCCAGTTGCTCGTAGAAGGCCCGCTTGCCGACCCGCACGGTGCATGGGCTGCGCGCGGCGATCCCTGCGGCGAGCGCCTTCGCGGCGGCCAGAGCGCCGCTCGCTTCCACCACGTCGTTGACGAGGCCGAGGCGCCGGGCCTCCACCGCATCCGCCATGTCGGCGGTGAGCAGCATCCGCATCGCCGCCTTGCGCGAGAGGTTGCGCGAGAGCGCTACCATCGGCGTCGAGCAGAACAGGCCGATCTGCACGCCCGGCGTGGCGAAGCGCGCCTGCGCCCCCGCCACGGCCAGATCGCAGGACGCCACGAGCTGGCAACCGGCCGCCGTCGCGACGCCCTCCACCGCGGCGATCACCGGCTGGGGCAAGGCGGGGATCGCCATCATCACGTCTGAGCACAGCGCGAACAGCGCCTCGAACCGTTTCGCGCCGCGGTCGGGGTCGCTGCGGTAGCCCGTCATCTCCTTGAGGTCGTGGCCGGCG contains:
- a CDS encoding endonuclease/exonuclease/phosphatase family protein; its protein translation is MLLRRPPPITAEPGPNTKKIVSWNLLRRTGAAVDCLVTLIEQERPDFLLMQEATKEIAALTKRVGGVYAWAQLPGRIHGPAMWSPTPWPNPPEIVTLPPGVLIDRVCQVLDTGEFGVANVHLSHGQVLNRRQLRRIESHLPPRAAVLGDYNIVGPALLPGFRDVGPRRPTHAMVDVLPLRLDRCLVRGLVCHERMVLPRGLSDHHPIVVHLSPAPEGTASVGRLRGMAEAVGRLRRAGVRGASGRRGRPGAGGSETSSQ
- a CDS encoding enoyl-CoA hydratase, yielding MGETGTNPLLLREDRDGVATLTLNRPSARNALSLALLEALRATFADLAGDDAVRAVVLAGAGPAFCAGHDLKEMTGYRSDPDRGAKRFEALFALCSDVMMAIPALPQPVIAAVEGVATAAGCQLVASCDLAVAGAQARFATPGVQIGLFCSTPMVALSRNLSRKAAMRMLLTADMADAVEARRLGLVNDVVEASGALAAAKALAAGIAARSPCTVRVGKRAFYEQLEMPLAEAYAHAGRVMTQNMLARAAEDGIGAFLDRKNHGQNRGQNQGKDPGTAQ